A genomic region of Raphanus sativus cultivar WK10039 chromosome 6, ASM80110v3, whole genome shotgun sequence contains the following coding sequences:
- the LOC108810852 gene encoding protein trichome birefringence-like 1: MATDSVKHVPTLSGAAISTEMKSFFTAVKPTKTIITFVYASFITFVAFTVYLAFTPSLITFVYSVSSYILPNVTAVTSPSNFTTNTTSRAPAPRGSLTPATLKSSAANETNILSIKNASLSRTEHASVHLCPNNNTDKQAPLSVNSSASPMRKQSRTKREIKSLKNCEFFEGEWVKDDSYPLYKPGTCTIIDQQFNCMANGRPDVEFYKLKWKPKECTLPRLDGGKLLEMIRGRRLVFVGDSLNRNMWESLVCILKGSVKDERQVFEAHGRHHFRGEAEYSFVFKEYNCTVEFFASPFLVREWEAKDKNGTKKETLRLDMMGKSSEQYIGADVLVFNTGSWWTHDKTSKGEDYYQEGSNVYPILDVDEAFTKALTTWGRWVDKYVNPNKSLVFFSGYSPSHFSGGQWNAGGACDDETEPIKNETYLRPYPTKMEILESVLRGMKTPVTYLNITRLTDYRKDAHPSVYRKQKYTVIERRSPLLYQDCSHWCLPGVPDSWNEILYAEMLVKLDQLRGNRRQKPKLV, from the exons ATGGCCACGGACTCCGTCAAGCACGTGCCTACACTCAGCGGGGCAGCCATCTCCACCGAAATGAAAAGCTTTTTCACCGCCGTGAAACCAACGAAAACCATCATAACTTTTGTCTACGCCTCCTTCATAACCTTTGTTGCGTTTACTGTTTACTTAGCCTTCACCCCGTCTCTCATCACCTTTGTGTATTCCGTCTCTTCCTATATCCTCCCAAATGTCACAGCCGTGACTTCACCGTCCAATTTCACAACTAACACCACATCGCGAGCACCCGCGCCGCGGGGAAGTCTCACTCCGGCTACCCTTAAATCTTCCGCCGCTAATGAAACAAACATACTTTCTATAAAAAACGCTTCACTGTCTCGGACCGAGCATGCAAGTGTACACTTATGTCCTAACAACAATACTGACAAACAAGCACCTCTGTCCGTGAATTCAAGTGCTTCTCCGATGAGGAAACAAAGTAGAACTAAACGAGAAATCAAGTCTCTCAAGAACTGCGAGTTTTTCGAAGGAGAATGGGTCAAAGACGATTCGTACCCGCTTTACAAACCCGGTACGTGCACTATCATCGACCAGCAGTTTAACTGTATGGCCAACGGAAGACCAGACGTTGAGTTTTACAAACTGAAGTGGAAACCTAAAGAATGCACTTTACCAAGGCTGGACGGAGGCAAGTTGCTGGAGATGATTAGAGGAAGAAGGCTCGTGTTCGTTGGAGACTCGCTGAATAGAAACATGTGGGAGTCTTTGGTTTGTATTCTTAAAGGATCAGTTAAAGATGAGAGACAAGTCTTTGAAGCTCATGGAAGGCATCACTTTCGTGGGGAAGCTGAGTACTCTTTCGTCTTTAAA GAATATAATTGCACTGTGGAGTTCTTTGCGTCTCCTTTCTTGGTTAGAGAATGGGAAGCTAAGGACAAGAACGGGACGAAGAAGGAAACTTTGCGTCTAGATATGATGGGGAAGTCATCAGAGCAGTACATAGGAGCGGATGTACTTGTGTTCAATACCGGATCTTGGTGGACTCATGACAAAACATCCAAGGG TGAGGATTATTATCAAGAAGGAAGCAATGTTTACCCGATACTCGACGTTGATGAAGCTTTTACAAAAGCATTGACTACATGGGGTAGATGGGTTGATAAATATGTGAATCCAAATAAGTCTCTTGTCTTCTTCAGCGGATACTCGCCATCACACTTCAG TGGAGGGCAATGGAATGCAGGAGGGGCATGCGATGATGAAACAGAACCGATCAAGAACGAGACTTACCTAAGGCCTTACCCAACCAAGATGGAGATACTCGAAAGCGTGCTAAGGGGAATGAAAACGCCGGTCACGTATCTCAACATAACGAGGTTAACAGATTACAGGAAGGACGCTCACCCGTCTGTTTATAGGAAACAGAAATATACGGTAATAGAAAGAAGATCACCGTTGTTGTACCAAGACTGCAGTCACTGGTGCCTCCCAGGGGTTCCTGATTCTTGGAACGAGATTCTCTATGCCGAGATGCTTGTAAAGCTCGACCAGCTCCGTGGCAACAGACGGCAGAAACCTAAACTAGTATAG
- the LOC108809815 gene encoding tetraspanin-6: MYRFSNTVIGVLNLLSLLASIPIIGTALWKARSSTTCKNFLQTPLLVIGFVILLVSLAGFIGACFHVAWALWVYLVVMIFLIATLMGLTLFGLVVTSQGGGVEVPGRVYKEYRLGDYHPWLRERVRDQEYWNSIRSCILTSKTCSKIQSWTTLDYFQRDMTSVQSGCCKPPTACTYETGVIVGGEDCYRWNNGIETFCYECDACKAGVLEEIRLDWRKLSVVNILVLVLLIAVYAAGCCAFHNTRHAAHPYHPSDDNRMTKVRPRWDYYWWRWWHEKKEQLY; encoded by the exons ATGTACAGGTTCAGCAACACAGTGATTGGGGTCTTAAACCTCCTCAGCTTACTAGCTTCGATACCAATCATAGGAACCGCTCTATGGAAGGCAAGAAGCAGCACAACTTGCAAGAACTTCCTCCAGACGCCGCTACTCGTTATAGGATTCGTCATACTATTAGTATCCCTTGCTGGTTTCATAGGAGCCTGTTTCCACGTGGCATGGGCTCTTTGGGTGTACTTAGTTGTCATGATCTTCCTCATAGCGACTCTCATGGGGTTAACTCTGTTTGGTCTGGTGGTGACCAGCCAAGGAGGCGGTGTGGAAGTACCAGGGAGGGTTTATAAAGAGTATAGGCTTGGAGATTATCATCCAtggttgagagagagagttagagATCAAGAGTATTGGAACTCCATTAGAAGCTGTATCTTGACTTCAAAGACTTGTTCTAAGATTCAATCTTGGACTACACTTGATTATTTCCAAAGGGATATGACTTCTGTTCAG TCGGGATGTTGTAAGCCACCGACGGCGTGCACGTACGAGACAGGAGTAATAGTAGGAGGAGAAGATTGCTATAGATGGAACAATGGTATTGAAACGTTTTGCTACGAGTGTGATGCTTGTAAAGCTGGTGTTCTTGAAGAGATCCGTCTCGACTGGAGAAAGTTGTCGGTCGTCAACATTCTAGTCCTAGTCCTCCTCATCGCCGTCTACGCTGCAGGTTGCTGCGCCTTCCACAACACTCGCCACGCAGCTCATCCTTATCATCCTTCTGATGATAACCGCATGACCAAAGTCCGTCCTCGTTGGGACTATTACTG GTGGAGATGGTGGCATGAAAAGAAAGAACAGCTTTACTGA
- the LOC108807576 gene encoding uncharacterized protein LOC108807576 — protein MVFCEVGSCITASFWQDNWTSLGPLIDLVGETGPQVTGLSINAVVADALTSDGWWLDRSRSGNPIITLLKACLPSAQALIMSEVDDKYGWYPVAGRGTGIFSTSETWKVLHPDQSSVVWHKAVWFTGRIPKHAFISWVAARNRMITRDRLISWGLTVPSDCVLCTGHNENRHHLFFDCAFSHQVWSHFLTRMNVVAPRDFDAVLR, from the coding sequence ATGGTGTTTTGTGAAGTGGGTTCATGCATCACAGCGAGTTTCTGGCAGGATAATTGGACCTCTCTAGGCCCTCTTATTGATTTAGTGGGGGAAACTGGCCCTCAAGTCACTGGTTTGAGTATAAACGCTGTCGTGGCTGATGCTCTGACAAGTGATGGCTGGTGGTTAGATCGTAGCAGGAGTGGAAACCCAATAATTACTTTGCTAAAGGCCTGCCTTCCCTCTGCTCAGGCTCTGATTATGTCAGAAGTTGATGATAAGTATGGATGGTACCCAGTGGCGGGGAGAGGAACTGGGATTTTTTCTACGAGTGAGACGTGGAAAGTGCTGCACCCTGACCAAAGCAGTGTGGTTTGGCACAAAGCGGTGTGGTTTACTGGTAGAATTCCCAAGCATGCGTTCATCTCTTGGGTAGCAGCAAGAAACAGGATGATTACTAGGGACAGACTCATTAGCTGGGGATTAACGGTTCCGTCGGATTGTGTTTTGTGTACTGGTCACAATGAGAATAGGCATCATCTCTTCTTCGACTGTGCTTTTAGTCACCAGGTTTGGTCTCACTTCCTTACTCGCATGAATGTAGTTGCTCCGCGAGACTTTGATGCAGTGTTGAGGTGA
- the LOC108810830 gene encoding uncharacterized protein LOC108810830, with the protein MKRNIEYNNSLIYVADSEYGIPSRCYCGGKMINEVQGKEERDTLPGKRFFTCINYEADGLHYRQPWVFGVQEEIEKLTARVEKAEKVMKEVPILNQQIESLEEQVKRLSGQVDVLAVKVADLEMVCLD; encoded by the exons ATGAAGAGGAACATTGAGTACAACAACAGCTTGATCTATGTGGCGGATTCAGAGTACGGGATACCAAGTAGGTGTTACTGTGGTGGGAAAATGATAAACGAGGTTCAGGGGAAGGAGGAGAGAGACACTCTTCCGGGGAAGCGCTTCTTCACCTGCATAAACTACGAG GCTGATGGGCTCCATTATCGTCAGCCTTGGGTGTTTGGTGTCCAGGAGGAGATCGAGAAGCTGACTGCCCGGGTAGAGAAGGCTGAGAAGGTGATGAAGGAGGTGCCCATCCTCAATCAACAGATTGAGTCACTAGAG GAACAGGTTAAAAGGCTCTCTGGCCAGGTGGATGTTCTCGCTGTGAAGGTCGCTGACTTGGAGATGGTCTGCTTGGATTGA
- the LOC108807577 gene encoding glutathione S-transferase T3-like, with protein MEHPPQTSQSSLQRRKWSTKEDVVLISAWLNTSKDAIVSTDQKAGAFWKRIVDYVNASPLLSGAVPREWSQCKQRWGRINEHVCKFVGCYEAAAREQASGQNENDVMKAAHDIFFNDIGIKFTLEHCWRELRFDQKWKSLGVPKEGPKEKRKEAAEVVAEEEGAEVRPPGVKACKAAKRKRQGYDEIHAMLAVKKEIQQQKLLERLLAKDPTHLSANEISLMDKLISEMI; from the coding sequence atggAACATCCTCCCCAAACCTCCCAATCCTCTCTTCAAAGAAGAAAGTGGTCAACCAAAGAAGACGTTGTGCTCATCAGCGCTTGGTTGAACACCAGCAAGGATGCCATCGTGAGCACTGACCAGAAGGCCGGAGCGTTTTGGAAACGCATAGTAGATTACGTCAACGCAAGCCCTCTGCTCAGTGGCGCCGTTCCTAGAGAATGGAGTCAGTGTAAGCAGAGGTGGGGAAGAATCAATGAGCATGTGTGCAAGTTTGTGGGCTGCTATGAAGCAGCAGCGAGGGAGCAAGCGAGTGGCCAAAACGAGAATGATGTCATGAAGGCTGCCCATGACATCTTCTTCAATGACATTGGCATCAAGTTCACACTTGAACATTGTTGGAGGGAACTTCGGTTCGATCAGAAATGGAAATCACTCGGTGTTCCCAAAGAAGGTCCCAAGGAGAAAAGGAAGGAAGCTGCGGAGGTGGTGGCTGAGGAGGAAGGTGCGGAGGTTCGGCCTCCTGGTGTCAAGGCTTGCAAAGCAGCCAAACGCAAGAGGCAAGGTTATGATGAGATACATGCCATGCTTGCTGTGAAGAAGGAGATACAGCAACAGAAACTCCTAGAGCGTCTCCTTGCCAAAGACCCTACCCATCTATCTGCAAACGAAATCAGCCTTATGGACAAACTCATTTCTGAAATGATTTGA